The following coding sequences are from one Thermaerobacter subterraneus DSM 13965 window:
- a CDS encoding cation-translocating P-type ATPase has translation MVRPGKDRASRRPDRVSSAPAPAGRAGGFVPEPGSRSSRPGDPGRLRGTRSTPSVSPRPGGNPAGGGALRPGGGGHRGRERGEARQVAWHALPPHECLALLGTGPEEGLPAAEAARRLRRYGPNRLREARRDPLWRKLAVQFQDALVLVLVGAAALSAALGEQADAITILVIVIINALLGFLHEHKAEQALEALKALAAPQARVIRDGHRQVVAAADLVPGDLILLEAGDRVPADARLLESHSLGVEEAALTGESRPVGKSAAATCAPEAPLAERPTMVYQGTTVVRGRARAVVVATGMATEMGRIAGLLEAAEAEPTPLQQRLAHLGRVLVSAALAVCAVVVVLGVIQGERLASMFLAGVSLAVAAVPEGLPAVVTIVLALGVQRMVQANAIIRRLPAVETLGCATVICSDKTGTLTENRMTARRAITASGRFARTAEGEPWRPEAGGEEGEAGGPGRPVAGARTAAPAAGAGAGAGRAGGPGGGPAAELQLLLEAVALCNNAVPVTAGDDPTGDPTEVGLVKAAWAGGIDARRLQRERPRLAEHPFSSERRRMAVVCRDAQGRAVSYVKGAPEVVLERCRFLWRDGRAVPLGEGDRHRMAAAAAAMAEQALRVLAVAVRVLGPGDDPEDEAVAEGDLVLAGLIGLMDPPRPEVPAAIARCRQAGIRPVMVTGDHARTAAAIGRELGLLAGGDPVLEGRDLDAMDDEQLARRVGQVAVFARVAPEHKLRIVRALKRQGEVVGMTGDGVNDAPALKEAHIGIAMGRTGTDVTREAADMILADDNFASIVGAVEQGRAIYDNIRKFIRYLLACNTGEILVMFLALLAGLPLPLRPIHILLVNLVTDGLPAVALGLEPAEPDVMNRPPRHPRESLFAGGLGRRVLIRGAVIGVTTLALFVLGSASGDLERGRTMALAGLVLSQMIHVFDCRSERRSAFDVPLSANPALVAAVASSVAVLLAVVYWEPLARHFYTVPLRPGDWVMVLGGVLLPWVALLVRRSLVGSRPQAAVGSSRA, from the coding sequence GTGGTTCGTCCAGGAAAGGACCGCGCCAGCCGCCGGCCGGATCGGGTATCCTCCGCACCGGCCCCCGCCGGGCGGGCGGGCGGATTTGTGCCGGAACCCGGTTCCCGCAGCTCCCGGCCCGGCGACCCGGGGAGGCTCCGGGGGACCCGTTCGACCCCATCAGTTTCCCCGCGGCCGGGCGGGAACCCTGCCGGGGGCGGGGCCCTCCGGCCCGGGGGAGGAGGCCATCGCGGCCGGGAGCGGGGTGAGGCCCGGCAGGTAGCATGGCATGCCCTTCCGCCCCACGAGTGCCTGGCGCTGCTCGGCACCGGGCCCGAGGAGGGTCTCCCGGCCGCCGAGGCGGCCCGGCGCCTGCGGCGCTACGGGCCCAACCGGTTGCGGGAGGCCCGCCGGGATCCGCTCTGGCGGAAGCTGGCCGTGCAGTTCCAGGACGCGCTGGTCCTCGTCCTGGTGGGAGCGGCGGCTTTGTCGGCAGCGCTGGGCGAGCAGGCCGACGCCATCACCATCCTGGTCATCGTCATCATCAACGCGTTGCTGGGCTTCCTGCACGAGCACAAGGCGGAGCAGGCCCTCGAGGCGCTGAAGGCGCTGGCGGCCCCTCAGGCCCGGGTGATCCGCGACGGCCACCGCCAGGTGGTGGCGGCGGCCGACCTGGTGCCCGGCGACCTTATTCTGCTGGAGGCGGGCGACCGCGTCCCTGCCGATGCGCGGCTCCTGGAGTCCCACAGCCTGGGCGTGGAAGAGGCGGCCCTGACGGGGGAGTCCCGGCCGGTCGGCAAGTCGGCCGCCGCCACCTGCGCGCCGGAGGCTCCCCTGGCCGAGCGGCCCACCATGGTCTACCAGGGGACCACGGTGGTCCGCGGCCGGGCCCGGGCGGTGGTGGTGGCCACGGGCATGGCGACGGAGATGGGCCGGATCGCGGGGCTTCTGGAGGCGGCGGAAGCCGAGCCCACGCCCCTGCAGCAGCGGCTGGCCCACCTGGGCCGGGTTCTGGTCAGTGCGGCCCTGGCGGTATGCGCCGTGGTGGTGGTCCTGGGGGTGATCCAGGGCGAGCGCCTGGCGTCCATGTTCCTGGCCGGCGTCAGCCTGGCGGTGGCGGCGGTGCCGGAGGGCCTTCCCGCCGTGGTCACCATCGTCCTGGCCCTGGGCGTCCAGCGGATGGTGCAGGCCAATGCCATCATCCGCCGGTTGCCGGCGGTGGAGACCCTGGGGTGCGCCACGGTGATCTGCTCCGACAAGACGGGGACCCTGACGGAAAACCGCATGACGGCCCGCCGGGCGATCACCGCCAGCGGCCGGTTCGCCCGCACCGCCGAAGGGGAACCCTGGAGGCCCGAGGCCGGCGGGGAAGAGGGGGAGGCGGGGGGGCCGGGGCGGCCGGTGGCCGGTGCCCGGACGGCGGCCCCGGCAGCGGGGGCCGGAGCCGGGGCCGGGCGGGCCGGTGGGCCGGGGGGCGGCCCGGCCGCGGAACTGCAGTTGCTTCTGGAAGCGGTGGCTTTGTGCAACAACGCGGTGCCCGTCACGGCCGGTGACGATCCCACGGGGGATCCCACGGAGGTTGGCCTGGTCAAGGCCGCCTGGGCCGGGGGCATCGACGCCCGGCGACTGCAACGGGAGCGTCCCCGGCTGGCCGAGCACCCCTTCTCCTCGGAACGGCGCCGCATGGCCGTGGTCTGCCGCGACGCCCAGGGCCGGGCCGTGAGCTACGTCAAGGGTGCGCCCGAGGTGGTGCTGGAGCGGTGCCGGTTCCTCTGGCGGGACGGGCGGGCCGTTCCCCTGGGCGAGGGGGACCGGCACCGGATGGCCGCCGCGGCGGCGGCCATGGCCGAACAGGCCCTGCGGGTCCTGGCGGTGGCCGTCCGGGTGCTGGGGCCCGGGGACGACCCTGAGGACGAGGCGGTGGCGGAAGGGGACCTGGTGCTGGCCGGCCTGATCGGTCTGATGGACCCGCCCCGCCCCGAGGTGCCCGCGGCCATCGCCCGGTGCCGGCAGGCCGGCATCCGGCCGGTGATGGTCACCGGCGACCACGCCCGCACGGCGGCGGCCATCGGCCGGGAGCTGGGCCTCCTGGCCGGTGGCGACCCGGTGCTGGAGGGGCGGGACCTGGACGCGATGGATGACGAGCAGCTGGCCCGCAGGGTGGGTCAGGTGGCCGTCTTCGCCCGGGTGGCGCCGGAACACAAGCTGCGGATCGTCCGCGCCCTCAAGCGCCAGGGCGAGGTGGTGGGCATGACGGGGGACGGGGTGAACGACGCCCCCGCCCTCAAGGAGGCCCACATCGGCATCGCCATGGGCCGCACGGGCACCGACGTGACCCGGGAGGCGGCGGACATGATCCTGGCCGACGACAACTTCGCCTCCATCGTCGGCGCCGTGGAGCAAGGCCGGGCCATCTACGACAACATCCGCAAGTTCATCCGCTACCTCCTGGCGTGCAACACCGGGGAGATCCTGGTGATGTTCCTCGCCCTGCTGGCGGGCTTGCCCTTGCCGCTGCGCCCGATCCACATCCTGCTGGTCAACCTGGTCACCGACGGCCTGCCGGCCGTGGCCCTGGGCCTGGAACCGGCGGAACCCGACGTGATGAACCGGCCCCCGCGGCACCCCCGGGAAAGCCTCTTCGCGGGCGGCCTGGGACGGCGGGTGCTGATCCGGGGGGCCGTCATCGGCGTCACCACCCTGGCCCTGTTCGTCCTGGGGTCGGCGAGCGGCGACCTGGAGCGGGGCCGGACCATGGCCCTGGCGGGGCTGGTCCTGAGCCAGATGATCCACGTCTTCGATTGCCGGTCCGAACGGCGATCCGCCTTCGACGTGCCCCTCTCCGCCAACCCCGCCCTGGTGGCGGCTGTGGCCTCGTCGGTGGCCGTGCTGCTGGCGGTGGTCTACTGGGAGCCCCTGGCCCGACATTTCTATACGGTGCCCCTGCGCCCGGGGGACTGGGTCATGGTGCTGGGCGGGGTCTTGCTGCCCTGGGTGGCGCTGCTGGTGCGCCGGTCGCTGGTGGGAAGCCGGCCCCAGGCGGCCGTGGGGTCGAGCCGGGCCTAG
- a CDS encoding NAD/NADP octopine/nopaline dehydrogenase family protein has product MRVRRVAVIGAGHGGQAMAAYLGLLGFRVALYNRSAAPLEPIAAAGGIFLEGEVGGFGPVERVACTIGPELRRYRLVMVVVPATAHRQVARWCAPFLGDGQVVVLHPGRTGGALAFHTALREAGNRADVLVGEAQTLLFASRVTGPARVRIYGFKRQVRAAALPAARNAELLATLREVLPLFTAADSVLETSLDNIGAVFHPAPLLLNAARVESGEPFEYYRQGISPAVARVVEALDAERLAVARALGLRLRSARQWLAEAYGAWGAGLYEAIQANPAYRGIGAPLSVEHRYLDEDVPASLVPMAALGRRLGVPTPVMDGIIHLAGALRGTDYWRCGRSLAEMGLEGMSAEQIQRWVTLGEMDEAMVV; this is encoded by the coding sequence GTGCGGGTGCGACGCGTCGCCGTCATCGGTGCCGGTCACGGCGGCCAGGCCATGGCCGCGTATCTCGGGTTGCTGGGTTTCCGGGTGGCCCTCTACAACCGGTCCGCCGCACCGCTGGAACCCATCGCCGCGGCGGGCGGGATCTTCCTCGAAGGAGAGGTGGGGGGCTTCGGGCCGGTGGAACGCGTCGCCTGCACCATCGGTCCCGAGCTGCGCCGCTACCGCCTGGTCATGGTGGTGGTCCCGGCAACCGCCCACCGCCAGGTGGCCCGCTGGTGCGCCCCCTTCCTGGGGGACGGCCAGGTGGTGGTCCTGCACCCCGGGCGAACCGGCGGGGCGCTGGCCTTCCATACCGCCCTCCGGGAGGCCGGCAACCGGGCCGACGTCCTGGTGGGCGAGGCGCAGACGCTGCTCTTCGCCAGCCGGGTGACGGGACCCGCCCGGGTGCGGATCTACGGATTCAAGCGCCAGGTGCGGGCCGCCGCCCTGCCAGCCGCCCGCAACGCGGAGCTGCTGGCGACCTTGCGGGAGGTCCTGCCCCTCTTCACCGCCGCCGACAGCGTGCTGGAGACCAGCCTGGACAACATCGGGGCCGTCTTCCATCCGGCCCCGCTGCTGCTCAACGCCGCCCGGGTGGAATCGGGCGAGCCCTTCGAGTACTATCGCCAGGGCATCTCCCCCGCCGTGGCGCGGGTCGTCGAGGCCCTGGACGCCGAGCGCCTGGCGGTGGCCCGGGCCCTGGGGCTGCGCCTGCGCAGCGCCCGGCAGTGGCTGGCGGAGGCGTACGGGGCCTGGGGGGCCGGCCTCTACGAAGCCATCCAGGCCAATCCGGCCTACCGCGGCATCGGCGCGCCCCTTTCGGTGGAACACCGCTACCTCGACGAGGACGTGCCGGCCAGCCTGGTGCCCATGGCGGCCCTGGGACGCCGCCTGGGCGTGCCGACGCCGGTGATGGACGGCATCATCCACCTGGCCGGCGCCCTGCGGGGAACCGACTACTGGCGGTGCGGCCGCAGTTTGGCGGAGATGGGCCTCGAGGGGATGAGCGCGGAGCAGATCCAGCGCTGGGTCACCCTGGGCGAGATGGACGAGGCCATGGTCGTCTGA